The following proteins are encoded in a genomic region of Columba livia isolate bColLiv1 breed racing homer chromosome 17, bColLiv1.pat.W.v2, whole genome shotgun sequence:
- the SEC14L2 gene encoding SEC14-like protein 2 → MSGRVGELSPRQAEALAQFRENLQDVLPSLPAQDDYFLLKWLRARCFDLPKAEAMLRKHLEVRKHMDADNIIAWEAPEVIRKYMAGGMCGYDREGSPIWYDIVGPLDAKGLLFSASKQDLLKNKFRDCEMLRRECERQSQKLGKKIETVLMVYDCEGLGLKHLWKPAIDTYGELLSMFEENYPESLKRLFIIKAPKIFPVAYNLVKPLLSEDTRKKVVVLGSNWKEVLQQYIDPAQIPVEYGGTLTDPDGDPKCSSKINYGGDVPQHYYVRDQLSQQYEHTVVVNRGSSHQLEYEILFPGCVLRWQFRSEGADVGFGVYLKTKVGERQRAGEMTEVFPNQRYNAHMVPEDGSLTCSTPGIYVLRFDNTYSYLHAKRVSYSVQVLLPDASSAQQIQQLGDKLGEVALSHSP, encoded by the exons ATGAGCGGCCGCGTCGGGGAGCTCAGCCCGCGGCAGGCGGAGGCGCTGGCCCAG TTTCGGGAGAACCTGCAGGAcgtgctgccctccctgcccgccCAGGACGACTATTTCCTCCTGAAATGGCTCCGAG CGCGCTGCTTCGACCTGCCCAAGGCAGAGGCGATGCTCCGCAAG CATCTCGAGGTACGGAAGCACATGGATGCCGACAACATCATCGCCTGGGAGGCCCCCGAG GTGATCAGGAAGTACATGGCGGGGGGGATGTGCGGCTATGACCGGGAGGGCAGCCCCATCTGGTACGACATCGTGGGGCCGCTGGACGCCAAGGGGCTGCTGTTCTCCGCCTCCAAGCAGGACCTGCTCAAGAACAAGTTCCGCGACTGCGAGATGCTGCGGCGCGAGTGCGAGCGCCAGAGCCAGAAG CTGGGGAAGAAGATCGAGACAGTGCTGATGGTGTATGACTGCGAGGGCCTGGGCTTGAAGCACCTCTGGAAACCAGCCATAGACACCTACGGGGAG cTCCTGTCCATGTTCGAGGAGAATTACCCCGAGTCCCTCAAGCGCCTGTTTATCATCAAGG cccccaagATCTTCCCCGTGGCCTACAACCTGGTCAAGCCCCTCCTGAGCGAGGACACTCGCAAGAAGGTCGTGGTGCTGGGAT CCAACTGGAAGGAGGTCCTGCAGCAGTACATTGACCCTGCGCAGATCCCGGTGGAGTACGGGGGCACCCTGACGGACCCTGACGGGGACCCCAAGTGCTCCAGCAAG ATCAACTACGGGGGGGACGTGCCCCAGCACTACTACGTGCGGGACCAGCTGTCGCAGCAGTACGAGCACACGGTGGTGGTCAACCGCGGCTCGTCCCACCAGCTCGAGTACGAGATCCTCTTCCCTGGCTGCGTCCTCCG GTGGCAGTTCAGGTCAGAGGGGGCCGACGTGGGTTTCGGGGTGTACCTGAAGACCAAGGTGGGGGAGCGGCAGCGGGCGGGTGAGATGACCGAGGTGTTCCCCAACCAGCGCTACAACGCACACATGGTGCCCGAGGACGGgtccctcacctgctccacCCCCGGCATCT ACGTCCTGCGCTTTGACAACACCTACAGTTACCTCCACGCCAAGCGGGTGAGCTACAGCgtccaggtgctgctgcccgACGCCTCCTCCGCTCAGCAGATCCAGCAGCTGGGGGACAAGCTGGGCGAGGTGGCCCTGAGCCACAGCCCCTAG
- the MTFP1 gene encoding mitochondrial fission process protein 1 isoform X1, translating into MGAEEPDLYRDTWVRYLGYANEVGESFRPLVPVSVVWASYGVATAYVTADAIDKGRKAATAHAQDPARATQVGVAVVDTFVWQGLASVAIPGFTINRLCAASLALLGTLTRWPLPLRRWTTTALGLAAIPFIITPIDRTVDFLMDSSLRKLYRAPGEPPAPH; encoded by the exons ATGGGGGCGGAGGAGCCCGACCTCTACCGGGACACGTGGGTCCGGTACCTGG GTTACGCCAATGAGGTGGGCGAGTCGTTCCGCCCGCTGGTGCCTGTGTCGGTGGTGTGGGCCAGCTACGGCGTGGCCACCGCCTACGTGACCGCCGACGCCATCGACAAGGGCCGCAAAGCTGCCACC GCCCACGCACAGGACCCCGCACGGGCCACGCAGGTTGGGGTGGCCGTGGTGGACACCTTCGTGTGGCAGGGCCTGGCCTCGGTGGCCATCCCCGGCTTCACCATCAACCGCCTGTGCGCCGCCTCACTGGCCCTGCTGGGCACCCTTACCCGCTGGCCGCTGCCCCTGCGCCGCTGGACCACTACAGCCCTGGGGCTGGCCGCCATCCCCTTCATCATCACCCCCATCGACAG AACCGTGGATTTCCTGATGGACTCCAGCCTCCGCAAGCTCTATAGGGCACCGGGAgagcccccggccccacacTGA
- the MTFP1 gene encoding mitochondrial fission process protein 1 isoform X2: MGAEEPDLYRDTWVRYLGYANEVGESFRPLVPVSVVWASYGVATAYVTADAIDKGRKAATGLASVAIPGFTINRLCAASLALLGTLTRWPLPLRRWTTTALGLAAIPFIITPIDRTVDFLMDSSLRKLYRAPGEPPAPH, translated from the exons ATGGGGGCGGAGGAGCCCGACCTCTACCGGGACACGTGGGTCCGGTACCTGG GTTACGCCAATGAGGTGGGCGAGTCGTTCCGCCCGCTGGTGCCTGTGTCGGTGGTGTGGGCCAGCTACGGCGTGGCCACCGCCTACGTGACCGCCGACGCCATCGACAAGGGCCGCAAAGCTGCCACC GGCCTGGCCTCGGTGGCCATCCCCGGCTTCACCATCAACCGCCTGTGCGCCGCCTCACTGGCCCTGCTGGGCACCCTTACCCGCTGGCCGCTGCCCCTGCGCCGCTGGACCACTACAGCCCTGGGGCTGGCCGCCATCCCCTTCATCATCACCCCCATCGACAG AACCGTGGATTTCCTGATGGACTCCAGCCTCCGCAAGCTCTATAGGGCACCGGGAgagcccccggccccacacTGA
- the LOC110359134 gene encoding uncharacterized protein LOC110359134: MGLHWWVLVCGAVLGVAGTTRAPAALLSSGHTVVASVVSSGLGTRAVSPGFAVGGAHAHPCSEEPSVNFTLRLLDGDTEQPLVLSPGSAIRLEARVDSGTGTLLKVGLEQCYGTHTGRPGRSRRVFMVVNSHGCLHGQNLGNVSVQHWRGGSVLQLTIAAPALEEELEKEKVYVHCLLTAWGPGRGHSDRSCFYSQATASWHNAEDPSWSALCHCCDTGCPPADTLLGEPPAFPGEGTLHQETVGPLLVQKEKVPWYEGPCHTVKRFLLAGLALLGSALVAAALVGGLLALAVATWRAGRRRGRRRARRQCPFQAELQSVVRALVPRELEKGAEVGPDHGSPAQGSA, from the exons ATGGGGCTGCACTGGTGGGTGCTggtgtgtggggctgtgctgggggtggcag GGACCACCAGGGCTCCAGCCGCCTTGCTGTCTTCTGGTCACACAGTGGTGGCTTCAGTGGTGTCCTCGGGCCTGGGGACAAGGGCAGTGTCCCCAGGGTTTGCTGTTGGAGGGGCTCATGCTCACCCCTGCTCTGAGGAGCCCAGCGTGAACTTCACCTTGAGGCTCCTGGATG gGGACACTGAGCAGCCGCTGGTGCTCAGCCCTGGCTCTGCCATCCGCCTGGAGGCCAGGGTGGACTCTGGCACTGGCACCTTGCTGAAGGTCGGGCTGGAGCAGTGCTACGGGACACACACGGGACGGCCAGGACGCTCCCGGAGAGTCTTCATGGTGGTCAACAGCCACGG gtGCCTGCACGGGCAGAATCTGGGAAACGTGTCTGTCCAGCACTGGAGAGGGGGGTCTGTTCTGCAGCTCACCATTGCAGCCCCCGCGctggaggaggagctggagaaggagaag GTCTACGTGCACTGTCTGCTGACGGCGTGGGGCCCTGGCCGGGGACACAGTGACAGGTCCTGCTTCTACAGTCAAGCCACGGCCAg CTGGCACAACGCAGAGGACCCTTCCTGGAGTGCCCTGTGCCACTGCTGTGACACCGGCTGTCCCCCTGCTGACACCCTCCTTGGAGAGCCGCCAG CCTTCCCAGGAGAGGGGACACTCCACCAGGAGACGGTTGGACCATTGCTGGTGCAGAAGGAGAAGGTGCCGTGGTACGAAG GGCCGTGCCACACGGTGAAGAGGTTCCTGCTGGCCGGGCTGGCCCTGCTGGGCAGTGCCCTGGTGGCAGCCGCACTGGTGGGGGGGCTGCTGGCGCTGGCCGTGGCCACCTGGCGCGCGGGCAgacggcgggggcggcggcgggcgagGCGACAGTGTCCCTTCCAGGCGGAGCTGCAGAGCGTGGTGCGGGCCCtggtccccagggagctggagaaaggggCAGAGGTGGGACCAGACCACGGCAGCCCGGCACAGGGCTCGGCATGA